In the genome of Pseudomonas fluorescens, the window CTCCCAACCACGACTGTCCATGCGGAAAGCCCTTTCGCGACGGGCCTGGGGAATGTGATCGAAACCGGACTCGGAGACCTTGAGCAACGTGCCGTTGTCCATGTCTTCGAGCTCGAATTTCACCAGTGTGGTGGGCTCCTGGGAGTAATCGACTTCCGGTCTCACGGCATAAGGGTGCCAGCGAAACGAAAACAGCCGTTCTGGCTCGACTCGCTCCACCAGTACATTCCAGCGCAAATGCTCATAACCGGGGTAGGTAACCTGCCCCT includes:
- a CDS encoding SRPBCC family protein; this encodes MNPASDRIERKILLKAKRSQVWRVLANAEMFGQWFGVALEGKRFVAGEWTQGQVTYPGYEHLRWNVLVERVEPERLFSFRWHPYAVRPEVDYSQEPTTLVKFELEDMDNGTLLKVSESGFDHIPQARRERAFRMDSRGWEEQMNNIEQFLIDNAKSHEQQSG